Within Rissa tridactyla isolate bRisTri1 chromosome 4, bRisTri1.patW.cur.20221130, whole genome shotgun sequence, the genomic segment GGGTTGGATGATCtccaaagctcccttccaacccctcccattctgtggttctgtgaattTTTGCAGCACACAAAGACAAATGCCCTCATGTTTCTTACCAGTTATCatgaacagctgcaaaatcaATGTCATTTGCCTTTTACTGCTACAAAGGCAACATGAAGAgacctttttttcccatctcacTCAACTAAACCAAGAACCGCAAACAAAAGATTAGCTTCGTTTTAGGTCAGGATGGCAGAAGCAGAAGGAGTATGTTCCATTTTAGGCTCTAGTGGAAGTTTTAGAAATTCGCTATTAGAAAACCATTTGAACTTTTTGACACATAGGCGGTTGGCAATTGAGAACTTCAGCCTTTAGTatctttttaatcttgttttaattataaaactttatgttctttttttagtCATACAAGTACCACCAAGTTTTATACTTAGTCTCCTGCTTCCTTAAATTTTTTAGATGAGAGTATATTTCATATTTGCTGAGTTTATATGTATTAATTTTCCTACTTAGAGCATTCACATTTACTTCCAGCGTTATCATGAGAACAATATTTTTCTGTCCTGCGCTGATAAAAGTGTGAGATGAGGTTCAAATGAGTGACTTGTCCAAAAGAAGACCATTCTGAAGGTACTTTCAGACATCACAAAGGATAGGCTAGGGAAATAGATACGGAGAATATGTTCTCTTCTTACTTGATTCACTGTATGGACAACCACCACTTGACCAGATTGTGGCTGTGAGACTTTGAGATATTATAGCTCAGTTTGCTTGCATTCTTCCATGAGAATTTGGTTCTGCATTGTCACGGCAGGAAGGTAATCGTTGGCTGCGTCTTGAATCCTTGTAGAAATCGGACCTATCGCTCGGCTGATTCTCTGCCCGTAAGAGCCGCTGCTGTTTTTGGCTGAGATTGTCTGACCTCTGTAGACTTGAGCCTGATGCTCGCATATGCCAAACTTGCTTAGTAGGATAAACACATCTCTTCGGAAAGCTTTGGTGAAAATAGCATAAAGAAAGGGGTTGGCACAAGAATTGAGTGGATAGAAGAGTACCAGCAAAATCTTGGAATTGGTGACAGTTATCAGTGGTTTGTTCATAATGGCAGATAAAGCATGGAAAGAGATGGGAGCCATGCACAGAAAGTCAGTGAAAATCAACACAGCCATCCGCTTGGCAATTTTGGTGTCTTTGTCCCCTGACTTGTACTGAGGGTTTCGCACAGTTACATAGATTTTTATGTAGCAGGCACAAATGATGACAAAAGCAATGATGTTACATATTAAAACGAAGACAACGTAGGCTTCAGCCACTGGTGTTTCAGTGTCCATAGGCAAGCAGATGCTGACTTTGCTATAGCTGCTGACACCAACCAGCGgcaaaagggcaagaagaaagcaCGAGAGCCACCCTCCCAGCATGATAACCAAGGCATGCCGGAGGCGAATCTTTCGATCTGGGCGCATGGCAAAAGTGATGGCGTACCAGCGCTCCAGGGTGATCACAGTCAGTGTGTATACAGAAAGTTCACTAGCAAAGACTGTGAAAAAGCCAGCTGTGTTGCAGCCAGGCCCAGTCTGCCACTCTATAGCGTGGTTATAATACTCTGACCTGGTGTGGAGGTCCACAGAAGCGATCAGGAGGAGGTACAACCCCATGCAAAAATCTGCAAAGGCCAAGTTACACATCAGAAAGCGTGGTACAGTCAGTTTATAATGGCTGGTGAGAAGGatgaaaaggacaaaaatgtTACCTAGGATGGCCAGCAGGTTCACAAACCACACCACAATCCTCAGAAACTGATATCCCATTATATCCTCACAAGGATTAAACTCATCAGGCTCTGGAGTGCATATTACATCTTCATTGCCTCCGCAGACAGGATAGTCATAATGACTGTCAAAGGTCTGGACATCTTCCATTTGAGGGTTCTTGAGCTCTTGGCCAAACCCAAGATTTCCTTCTCCGTGCTCTtccaaaaaaatgtaataatgggaattttcatgaaaattcatGAACTTGGTGTTTTTGTCATACACAGTGTCGGTGTGGTCTGTGTATTCTTCTGCATAATCTTTGTAAAATGGACTGCTGAGAGTTTTGACTGATCTTCTCTTACGAAAGCTGTGACTGCTGCTCTGGTTACATGTCAGATACTCCAGGATTCTGAAAGAGCAGAGGGGGAAATCACTGCTGGTCTTTATGGTCTGACTGGAGCGCAGCAAGTAAACAAAGGGAACACTTCAAAAGCAAATCACCATGAATGAAAACATAGCTATAAGAACATGATTGGATATATTTTTGTTAACAGAGCGTATAGTGAACAATAAACTTGAGTATTCCtggtcttttttttaaactatattttttctttctctgttgttaTCAGCTATCCCCAGTAGTAATTTGGTTTGTTCAGCATCCGCAATCCCTCTTCCTTCTTGGGATTTGCTTTCGTAGTAGGTAACAAGACTTTTATCTGCTGTTTGTAACTTCTTAGATAATACACAcagtattattttccttttcatttttgcttacAAATCAATTTCTCCCAGAATTTCCatcattttaatttctattctGTGTATTTCCTGTAGGTGCTTTACAGCTAACTAGCAGTGTAGTGGTTGGGAATTCTGTACCTCTTAGTGTGATGCACCTGTATGTGTAGTAAAAAATTGTTCATccttttttaatagtaaaaaaagTGCAATTTGGCATCAAATTTTTTTGATCACTGTGATCCACTGTCACATAACCTTTAGCATTTCT encodes:
- the TSHR gene encoding thyrotropin receptor isoform X3 encodes the protein MLCLPVAFQLLLVLVLCSQGTERCPSAFCECSDWDDYKITCRDIHFIPRLPEDTQTLEIRNLRNLDYIDPDAFKNLPLLKYLGIFNTGLKAFPDLTKIYSSDVNFLLEIADNPFMTSVPANAFHGLCNESLTLKLYNNGFTSVQGHAFNGTNLDAIYLHKNKYLEVINDDAFLGVHSGPTLLDVSRTAIVNLPAKGLENLKELMAKNTWTLKKLPAVKIFLQLMRADLSYPSHCCAFKSWKKNSGILEYLTCNQSSSHSFRKRRSVKTLSSPFYKDYAEEYTDHTDTVYDKNTKFMNFHENSHYYIFLEEHGEGNLGFGQELKNPQMEDVQTFDSHYDYPVCGGNEDVICTPEPDEFNPCEDIMGYQFLRIVVWFVNLLAILGNIFVLFILLTSHYKLTVPRFLMCNLAFADFCMGLYLLLIASVDLHTRSEYYNHAIEWQTGPGCNTAGFFTVFASELSVYTLTVITLERWYAITFAMRPDRKIRLRHALVIMLGGWLSCFLLALLPLVGVSSYSKVSICLPMDTETPVAEAYVVFVLICNIIAFVIICACYIKIYVTVRNPQYKSGDKDTKIAKRMAVLIFTDFLCMAPISFHALSAIMNKPLITVTNSKILLVLFYPLNSCANPFLYAIFTKAFRRDVFILLSKFGICEHQAQVYRGQTISAKNSSGSYGQRISRAIGPISTRIQDAANDYLPAVTMQNQILMEECKQTEL
- the TSHR gene encoding thyrotropin receptor isoform X2, with the protein product MLCLPVAFQLLLVLVLCSQGTERCPSAFCECSDWDDYKITCRDIHFIPRLPEDTQTLRFMETHLRTIPSDAFSNLPNISRIEIRNLRNLDYIDPDAFKNLPLLKYLGIFNTGLKAFPDLTKIYSSDVNFLLEIADNPFMTSVPANAFHGLCNESLTLKLYNNGFTSVQGHAFNGTNLDAIYLHKNKYLEVINDDAFLGVHSGPTLLDVSRTAIVNLPAKGLENLKELMAKNTWTLKKLPAVKIFLQLMRADLSYPSHCCAFKSWKKNSGILEYLTCNQSSSHSFRKRRSVKTLSSPFYKDYAEEYTDHTDTVYDKNTKFMNFHENSHYYIFLEEHGEGNLGFGQELKNPQMEDVQTFDSHYDYPVCGGNEDVICTPEPDEFNPCEDIMGYQFLRIVVWFVNLLAILGNIFVLFILLTSHYKLTVPRFLMCNLAFADFCMGLYLLLIASVDLHTRSEYYNHAIEWQTGPGCNTAGFFTVFASELSVYTLTVITLERWYAITFAMRPDRKIRLRHALVIMLGGWLSCFLLALLPLVGVSSYSKVSICLPMDTETPVAEAYVVFVLICNIIAFVIICACYIKIYVTVRNPQYKSGDKDTKIAKRMAVLIFTDFLCMAPISFHALSAIMNKPLITVTNSKILLVLFYPLNSCANPFLYAIFTKAFRRDVFILLSKFGICEHQAQVYRGQTISAKNSSGSYGQRISRAIGPISTRIQDAANDYLPAVTMQNQILMEECKQTEL
- the TSHR gene encoding thyrotropin receptor isoform X1 — its product is MLCLPVAFQLLLVLVLCSQGTERCPSAFCECSDWDDYKITCRDIHFIPRLPEDTQTLRFMETHLRTIPSDAFSNLPNISRIYISIDETLQSLEAHSFNSLSKVTHIEIRNLRNLDYIDPDAFKNLPLLKYLGIFNTGLKAFPDLTKIYSSDVNFLLEIADNPFMTSVPANAFHGLCNESLTLKLYNNGFTSVQGHAFNGTNLDAIYLHKNKYLEVINDDAFLGVHSGPTLLDVSRTAIVNLPAKGLENLKELMAKNTWTLKKLPAVKIFLQLMRADLSYPSHCCAFKSWKKNSGILEYLTCNQSSSHSFRKRRSVKTLSSPFYKDYAEEYTDHTDTVYDKNTKFMNFHENSHYYIFLEEHGEGNLGFGQELKNPQMEDVQTFDSHYDYPVCGGNEDVICTPEPDEFNPCEDIMGYQFLRIVVWFVNLLAILGNIFVLFILLTSHYKLTVPRFLMCNLAFADFCMGLYLLLIASVDLHTRSEYYNHAIEWQTGPGCNTAGFFTVFASELSVYTLTVITLERWYAITFAMRPDRKIRLRHALVIMLGGWLSCFLLALLPLVGVSSYSKVSICLPMDTETPVAEAYVVFVLICNIIAFVIICACYIKIYVTVRNPQYKSGDKDTKIAKRMAVLIFTDFLCMAPISFHALSAIMNKPLITVTNSKILLVLFYPLNSCANPFLYAIFTKAFRRDVFILLSKFGICEHQAQVYRGQTISAKNSSGSYGQRISRAIGPISTRIQDAANDYLPAVTMQNQILMEECKQTEL